A stretch of Flavobacteriales bacterium DNA encodes these proteins:
- a CDS encoding DUF2867 domain-containing protein yields the protein RIGGRTGWYYADGLWRIRGFVDKLFGGVGLRRGRTHEDELHPGDALDFWRVLYADKEEGRLLLFAEMKLPGEAWLEFVTEGDTLHQRATFRPKGLNGRLYWYSVYPFHGIVFGGMLRKLCSASEQDVDR from the coding sequence GCGCATAGGAGGGCGCACCGGCTGGTACTATGCCGATGGACTCTGGCGTATACGCGGCTTTGTTGACAAACTGTTCGGAGGTGTTGGCTTGAGGCGCGGTCGTACCCATGAGGATGAATTGCATCCCGGAGATGCCCTGGATTTCTGGCGTGTACTCTATGCCGATAAAGAAGAAGGGAGACTCCTGCTGTTTGCTGAGATGAAACTGCCCGGTGAAGCCTGGCTCGAATTCGTGACGGAAGGAGACACCTTACATCAGCGGGCAACATTCCGTCCCAAGGGTCTCAATGGTCGACTCTACTGGTACAGTGTCTACCCCTTTCATGGCATCGTCTTCGGTGGTATGCTTCGCAAACTGTGTTCTGCTTCAGAACAGGATGTGGATAGATAG
- a CDS encoding response regulator transcription factor, with amino-acid sequence MYKVVIIDDHEMVSEAIRSMIEGFQTCQVIYTAANGREAIERLRSNGLKPDLILLDLNMPVMNGFITMELIHEEFPDIMVLCLSMNDDRDSFLRIIEAGAHGFISKMSSPEELHTAIQSVMTKGCYYTDEMAEFLFRSLRNSKETESAELSDRERELLEHICTEMTYQQIAEVMCLSPKTVDGYRTSLFQKLGIRSRVGLAMYAVKHGYYDIA; translated from the coding sequence ATGTATAAGGTAGTGATCATTGATGATCATGAGATGGTCTCTGAGGCGATCCGATCCATGATCGAGGGCTTCCAGACCTGTCAGGTCATCTACACCGCGGCCAATGGTCGCGAGGCTATCGAGCGACTGAGAAGTAATGGACTCAAGCCCGATCTCATCCTACTCGATCTCAATATGCCTGTGATGAACGGATTCATCACCATGGAACTCATCCATGAGGAATTCCCTGATATCATGGTGCTTTGTCTTTCCATGAATGATGATCGGGACTCCTTCCTACGTATCATCGAGGCAGGAGCTCACGGCTTCATCTCCAAAATGTCCAGCCCAGAGGAACTTCATACAGCTATACAGAGTGTGATGACCAAGGGTTGTTATTACACAGATGAGATGGCCGAGTTCCTCTTCCGTTCACTTCGCAACTCCAAAGAGACCGAATCGGCCGAGCTCAGTGATAGAGAAAGGGAATTGCTCGAACATATCTGCACGGAGATGACCTACCAGCAGATAGCCGAGGTGATGTGCCTCAGTCCCAAGACAGTGGATGGATACCGCACCTCTTTATTTCAGAAACTAGGCATACGCTCACGGGTAGGTCTGGCCATGTATGCCGTCAAACACGGATACTACGACATCGCCTGA